Proteins encoded within one genomic window of Geotalea daltonii FRC-32:
- a CDS encoding EscU/YscU/HrcU family type III secretion system export apparatus switch protein → MKKAENDLKKAVALAYNPAGDYAPRVVAKGCGVTAEAIIALARENGVYVHESPDLVNLLLKVDQDRYIPPELYRAVAELLAWLYQLEQTSATPSGNAGREENKSGE, encoded by the coding sequence ATGAAAAAGGCGGAGAATGACCTGAAAAAAGCTGTGGCCTTGGCATATAACCCGGCTGGAGATTATGCGCCGAGGGTGGTGGCGAAAGGCTGTGGTGTAACTGCAGAAGCAATTATCGCATTGGCAAGGGAAAACGGTGTTTACGTCCATGAATCGCCCGATCTGGTGAATCTGCTGCTCAAGGTGGACCAGGATCGCTATATCCCCCCTGAACTGTATCGCGCAGTAGCTGAATTGCTCGCATGGCTCTATCAGCTGGAACAAACTTCCGCTACGCCTTCCGGCAATGCTGGTAGAGAGGAAAATAAGTCTGGAGAATAA
- a CDS encoding tetratricopeptide repeat protein, with protein MSSTEPEKLFARGLAAFKSDDTLSALVLFEKACQLDYNPGFVSYLAFCLAKERGQYKKAIALCKESLEKEPANQAHYLNLGRIHVLMGNKPDAILAFREGLSYGNCPELSDHLERLGARKKPFIPFLKRNHPINKFIGIILGKLGLR; from the coding sequence ATGTCTTCCACAGAACCGGAAAAACTGTTTGCACGGGGCCTGGCTGCCTTCAAGAGTGATGACACTCTGTCGGCTCTGGTCCTTTTTGAAAAAGCCTGCCAGCTTGATTACAATCCCGGCTTTGTCTCCTATCTGGCCTTTTGCCTGGCAAAAGAGCGCGGGCAATACAAAAAGGCAATAGCCCTCTGTAAGGAATCCTTGGAGAAAGAACCTGCCAACCAGGCCCATTACCTCAACCTGGGCAGGATTCATGTGTTGATGGGCAATAAGCCCGATGCCATTCTGGCATTCAGGGAAGGGCTTTCCTACGGCAACTGTCCTGAGCTTTCAGACCATCTTGAAAGACTTGGCGCGCGCAAGAAACCTTTCATTCCGTTTCTGAAAAGGAACCATCCCATCAACAAGTTTATCGGCATTATTCTGGGCAAGCTGGGACTGAGATAG
- the purN gene encoding phosphoribosylglycinamide formyltransferase: protein MGKRLKIGVLVSGSGTNLQSIIDRCQDGSLPAVISCVISNNEKAYALERARRHGITAICLKHTDFNGRTAYDAELVKVLQSHGIELVVLAGFMRIITPGFIEAFPNAIMNIHPALLPAFPGLHAQRQALEYGVKVTGCTVHFVDAGTDTGPIIMQATVSVEENDSEDTLSARIQMEEHRIFPEAIRLFAEGRLKVDGRKVMYLK, encoded by the coding sequence ATGGGGAAACGGCTTAAAATAGGAGTACTTGTATCCGGTAGCGGTACTAACCTGCAGTCGATCATTGACCGTTGCCAGGACGGTTCCCTCCCGGCAGTCATATCCTGCGTCATCAGTAATAATGAAAAAGCTTATGCACTTGAAAGAGCCCGCCGCCATGGAATAACGGCAATCTGCCTGAAACACACCGATTTCAACGGCAGAACTGCTTATGACGCAGAGCTGGTTAAGGTCTTACAGTCTCACGGCATAGAACTGGTGGTCCTGGCGGGATTCATGCGCATCATCACCCCTGGATTCATTGAGGCATTCCCCAACGCCATCATGAACATCCATCCGGCCCTTTTACCGGCCTTTCCCGGCCTGCATGCCCAACGACAGGCCCTAGAGTATGGAGTAAAGGTAACCGGGTGCACCGTTCATTTTGTCGATGCAGGCACCGATACCGGGCCGATCATCATGCAGGCCACTGTTTCGGTGGAGGAAAACGACAGCGAGGACACCCTTTCTGCAAGGATCCAGATGGAAGAACATCGAATTTTCCCTGAAGCCATCAGGCTCTTCGCAGAGGGTCGCTTGAAAGTTGATGGAAGAAAAGTCATGTATTTGAAGTAG
- the purM gene encoding phosphoribosylformylglycinamidine cyclo-ligase, giving the protein MSKARITYKDAGVDIDAGNTFVKLIKPLVKATSRPEVLADIGGFGGLFSLSSGKYKNPVLVSGTDGVGTKLKIAFLADRHDTIGIDLVAMCVNDIIVQGAEPLFFLDYLATAKLYPGKGAAIIKGVAEGCLQAGCALIGGETAEMPGFYAGDEYDMAGFTVGVVERDKIIDGSSITVGDKLIGLASSGLHSNGYSLARKVIMDVMGLGINDTIPGLDKSVADELLTPTRIYVKSILNLLRDFTIHGIAHITGGGLLENIPRILPNGCKAVVDKTTWQVPEIFKLIQNAGNIEEQEMFRTFNCGIGMVLSVPEKEVEEILIRLSGLNETAFVIGEIAKCDAGTECVEMV; this is encoded by the coding sequence TTGAGCAAAGCCAGGATTACATACAAAGACGCCGGTGTAGACATAGATGCCGGAAATACCTTCGTCAAATTGATCAAGCCACTCGTTAAGGCCACCTCAAGACCGGAAGTCCTTGCCGATATCGGTGGGTTCGGCGGGCTCTTTTCCCTCAGTTCCGGCAAATACAAAAACCCTGTGCTCGTATCGGGCACGGATGGAGTGGGGACAAAACTCAAAATAGCCTTTCTCGCCGACCGTCACGACACCATCGGCATCGATCTCGTGGCAATGTGCGTCAACGATATCATCGTTCAGGGTGCAGAACCGCTGTTCTTCCTGGATTACCTTGCCACAGCCAAACTGTATCCCGGAAAAGGCGCTGCGATTATAAAGGGAGTTGCAGAAGGCTGTCTTCAAGCCGGTTGTGCCCTTATAGGGGGCGAAACTGCCGAAATGCCCGGATTCTACGCAGGTGATGAATATGATATGGCAGGCTTCACCGTGGGCGTTGTCGAGCGCGACAAGATTATCGACGGCTCGTCCATCACTGTCGGCGACAAACTGATCGGTCTTGCCTCCAGCGGTCTGCACAGTAACGGCTATTCCCTCGCCCGTAAAGTGATTATGGATGTGATGGGACTCGGTATCAACGACACCATCCCCGGCCTTGACAAATCCGTTGCCGATGAGCTTCTCACCCCAACCCGTATCTATGTCAAATCCATACTCAACCTGCTTAGGGATTTCACCATCCACGGTATTGCCCACATAACCGGCGGTGGATTGCTGGAGAACATACCTAGAATACTGCCGAATGGTTGCAAGGCAGTGGTCGACAAAACAACCTGGCAGGTTCCGGAAATATTTAAACTGATCCAGAATGCCGGTAACATTGAAGAACAGGAAATGTTCAGAACCTTCAACTGCGGAATCGGCATGGTTCTCTCCGTCCCTGAAAAGGAAGTGGAAGAGATCCTGATCAGGCTTTCCGGTCTGAACGAAACTGCCTTTGTAATCGGTGAAATCGCCAAGTGCGATGCCGGAACCGAATGTGTCGAAATGGTATAG
- the rimI gene encoding ribosomal protein S18-alanine N-acetyltransferase, translating into MDNRLEEITICPMSESDLDGVLAIEINSFPRPWTRTHFLAELEAPHSFPLVALDAENNVMGYICPMLVLDEGHILDVAVHSNYRGKGVGRMLVERVLYDCSEKGAEFVSLEVRLSNESAIGLYRQLGFVETGRRKAYYENGEDALLMEYIY; encoded by the coding sequence ATGGACAACCGGCTTGAAGAAATAACAATCTGCCCCATGTCTGAATCTGATCTTGATGGCGTTCTCGCCATCGAGATCAATTCATTCCCCCGTCCCTGGACAAGGACTCATTTTCTTGCCGAGCTTGAAGCCCCGCACTCTTTTCCCCTGGTGGCACTGGACGCTGAGAACAATGTCATGGGTTACATCTGTCCAATGCTTGTGCTGGACGAGGGGCACATTCTTGACGTTGCTGTACACAGCAATTACCGCGGCAAAGGGGTTGGCAGAATGCTGGTGGAAAGGGTGCTGTACGACTGCAGCGAAAAAGGTGCGGAATTCGTCTCCCTCGAAGTGAGGCTGTCCAATGAATCCGCCATAGGCCTCTACCGGCAGCTCGGTTTCGTGGAAACCGGTCGCAGGAAAGCCTATTACGAGAACGGCGAGGATGCTCTACTGATGGAATATATTTATTAA
- a CDS encoding dihydroorotate dehydrogenase electron transfer subunit: MQFKSMVISNVEVSPAYFRMRMTAPPAIVEAIPGQFVMVRVRDAIDPLLRRPFGIFDLGTFPTEYTDCGRQTFCEILYKVVGKGTEMLSSLHHGDHLDILAPLGKGFAVGDPADEKILVGGGVGLAPLYYLAKELAKNSRVRLFAGGRNKEDILCITEFERLGVETYVSTDDGTLGASGLVTEVLEKHLAEDTGRKSLFACGPFPMLKAVAGIAGRHDLECQVSLEAYMACGVGACLGCVIKGKNHSDQTPDFRCVCKDGPVFFYQDLKWD, encoded by the coding sequence ATGCAATTCAAATCCATGGTCATATCAAATGTTGAAGTCTCCCCTGCTTATTTCAGGATGAGAATGACGGCTCCTCCGGCCATTGTCGAAGCCATACCGGGCCAATTTGTCATGGTCAGGGTGCGCGACGCCATTGATCCCCTTCTCAGGAGGCCCTTCGGCATTTTCGACCTGGGTACCTTCCCGACGGAATACACCGATTGCGGCAGACAGACCTTCTGTGAAATTCTTTACAAAGTTGTGGGCAAGGGAACGGAGATGCTTTCTTCCCTTCATCATGGCGATCATCTGGACATTCTTGCCCCACTGGGAAAGGGATTTGCTGTCGGCGATCCTGCAGACGAAAAGATTTTGGTCGGTGGCGGAGTCGGTCTTGCCCCCCTTTACTACCTGGCAAAGGAACTGGCAAAGAATTCCAGGGTCCGGCTTTTTGCAGGAGGAAGAAACAAGGAGGATATCCTCTGCATCACCGAATTTGAGCGGCTTGGGGTGGAGACGTATGTTTCCACCGATGACGGTACCTTGGGGGCGAGTGGCCTTGTCACCGAAGTTCTGGAAAAACACCTGGCAGAGGATACTGGCAGAAAAAGCCTTTTCGCTTGCGGGCCGTTTCCCATGCTTAAGGCTGTGGCCGGGATCGCCGGCCGTCATGACCTGGAGTGCCAGGTGTCTTTAGAGGCGTATATGGCATGTGGTGTAGGTGCCTGCCTGGGATGTGTCATAAAAGGCAAAAACCACTCCGATCAGACCCCTGATTTTCGCTGCGTGTGTAAGGATGGGCCGGTATTCTTTTACCAGGACTTGAAGTGGGATTAA
- a CDS encoding dihydroorotate dehydrogenase: MAKPDLSVEISGIKLRNPVMTASGTFGYGKEFSDYLDLEKIGAIITKGLSLRPKAGNPTPRIVETPGGMLNAIGLQNVGIDAFIGEKLPFLRTVDTPVIVNLYGNTLEEYGELAEKLDRLPEVAGLEVNISCPNVKQGGIVFGTDPNAAAEVVGLVRRSTSKPLIIKLSPNVTDVVRMADACVNAGADALSLINTLTGMAIDLQKRRPILANITGGLSGPAIKPVALRMVWQVSQAMAVPIIGIGGIMSATDALEFMLAGATAVQVGTANFLDPSAAQTIAAGIEDYLAKNGISDVKELIGALKI; encoded by the coding sequence ATGGCAAAACCCGACCTGTCGGTTGAAATTTCAGGCATCAAGCTGCGCAACCCGGTAATGACTGCATCAGGCACCTTTGGTTATGGGAAGGAGTTTTCCGACTACCTTGACCTGGAGAAGATCGGTGCCATCATCACCAAGGGTTTGTCCCTCCGCCCTAAAGCGGGTAATCCGACTCCGCGCATTGTTGAGACCCCTGGCGGTATGCTCAATGCCATCGGCCTGCAGAATGTCGGGATCGATGCTTTCATTGGGGAGAAACTGCCCTTTTTGCGCACCGTTGATACGCCGGTGATTGTCAATCTCTATGGCAATACCCTGGAAGAATACGGGGAACTGGCGGAGAAACTCGACAGGTTGCCGGAGGTTGCCGGGCTTGAGGTAAATATTTCCTGTCCCAACGTGAAGCAGGGAGGGATTGTTTTCGGAACCGATCCCAATGCCGCCGCCGAAGTGGTCGGGCTGGTTCGCAGATCCACCTCGAAACCACTGATCATAAAGCTTTCGCCAAATGTGACCGATGTTGTCCGCATGGCCGATGCATGCGTCAATGCGGGCGCCGATGCGTTGTCCCTGATAAACACTCTTACGGGGATGGCCATTGATCTGCAGAAGCGTCGCCCGATTCTTGCCAATATAACCGGGGGACTTTCCGGTCCTGCGATCAAACCGGTGGCATTAAGGATGGTCTGGCAGGTATCGCAGGCTATGGCTGTTCCCATCATCGGCATCGGTGGTATAATGTCGGCAACGGATGCCCTTGAATTCATGCTTGCCGGAGCGACTGCAGTCCAGGTGGGCACGGCAAATTTTCTTGATCCCTCGGCAGCCCAGACCATTGCTGCCGGCATCGAAGATTACCTGGCAAAGAACGGTATTTCAGACGTCAAGGAGTTGATCGGAGCTTTGAAAATCTGA
- a CDS encoding KamA family radical SAM protein: MNRWQKNLKTCVTAPDELSPLFNLDTEDIAQVAKRYPMRITRYYLGLIERPGDAIWRQCIPDPLEFEDQAQMEDPLDEELLSPVPGLIHRYPDRVVWLVSSVCAVYCRFCMRKRRVGCTEATETGTRQAVLAYIANHPEIRDVILSGGDPFLLEDDVLEEILSGLRQIHHVEIIRIGTRTTVTLPERITTGLCRMLKKFHPIYVNTHFNHPKEITAASARACARLADAGIPLGNQTVLLKGINDDPQVMKRLMQLLLKIRVKPYYLHQMDLVRGTAHFRTSIDRGLQIMEGLRGHTSGLASPYYAIDLEGGKGKVPLLPEYVRRDDDSLLIRSYRGEVVRYRDVEKS; encoded by the coding sequence ATGAACCGTTGGCAAAAAAATCTGAAAACCTGTGTTACCGCACCGGATGAATTGTCACCACTTTTCAATCTGGATACTGAGGACATCGCACAGGTGGCGAAACGCTATCCCATGAGGATAACACGCTATTACCTGGGGTTGATAGAGAGGCCCGGCGACGCCATCTGGCGCCAATGTATACCGGACCCCCTTGAATTTGAGGATCAAGCCCAGATGGAAGACCCCCTCGATGAAGAACTGCTCAGCCCGGTACCCGGATTGATACATCGTTATCCGGATCGTGTTGTGTGGCTAGTTTCCTCTGTCTGTGCAGTTTATTGCCGTTTCTGCATGCGCAAACGGCGGGTTGGGTGTACAGAAGCCACAGAAACCGGCACGCGGCAGGCGGTACTTGCATATATAGCCAATCATCCGGAAATCAGGGATGTAATATTGTCCGGAGGGGATCCGTTTCTCCTGGAGGACGATGTCCTGGAGGAAATACTGTCTGGCCTGAGACAGATTCACCATGTGGAGATCATCAGGATCGGCACGAGAACAACGGTTACCTTGCCGGAAAGGATTACCACCGGTCTCTGCCGAATGCTGAAAAAATTTCATCCGATTTATGTAAATACCCATTTCAACCACCCAAAAGAGATCACCGCCGCATCAGCTCGGGCATGTGCCAGGCTTGCCGATGCCGGTATCCCACTGGGGAACCAGACCGTGCTTCTGAAGGGAATCAATGACGACCCACAGGTGATGAAGCGGCTCATGCAGCTTTTGCTGAAAATCAGGGTCAAGCCTTACTATCTCCATCAGATGGATCTGGTCAGAGGAACGGCGCACTTCCGAACAAGCATAGACCGGGGCCTACAGATTATGGAAGGGCTTCGGGGACATACTTCGGGGCTTGCATCGCCATATTATGCAATAGACCTGGAGGGAGGGAAGGGGAAAGTGCCGCTTTTGCCGGAATATGTAAGGCGGGATGATGACAGTCTCCTGATCAGGAGTTATCGAGGTGAAGTGGTTAGGTACCGGGACGTGGAAAAATCATAG
- the epmA gene encoding EF-P lysine aminoacylase EpmA, with the protein MVQNRSLANRKEALKGRSLIIQKIRQFFNEGGYLEVDTPLRIPAPAPESHIDAVPSGNWFLQTSPELCMKRMLAAGYERIFQICRCWRDGERGKRHLPEFTMLEWYRLESDYRDLMDDCEALVRFLSCAIHKNAGISYLGKTIELEAPWEKITVEEAFLRYTAMSVEEAEEKDLFDELMVNDIEPNLGINRPTFIYDYPAARGALARLKKENGKLAERFELYMGGIELANGFSELNDSQEQRERFAKEGEFRASMGKTAYPLPDRFLDELSGMGPAAGIALGVDRLVMLLLDVQEIDGVVSFTPEDL; encoded by the coding sequence ATGGTGCAAAACAGGTCCTTGGCCAATCGTAAAGAAGCACTCAAGGGCAGAAGTCTTATAATTCAGAAAATCAGGCAGTTTTTTAACGAAGGGGGGTATCTTGAAGTGGATACCCCCCTTCGCATTCCAGCTCCTGCGCCCGAATCCCATATCGATGCCGTTCCTTCAGGAAACTGGTTTCTCCAGACATCTCCGGAGCTTTGCATGAAGCGGATGCTGGCTGCGGGTTACGAGCGCATCTTCCAGATATGCCGTTGCTGGAGAGACGGAGAACGCGGGAAACGGCACCTTCCTGAGTTTACCATGCTGGAGTGGTACAGACTCGAGTCCGACTACCGTGATCTGATGGATGACTGCGAGGCCTTGGTGCGGTTTCTATCATGTGCTATACACAAAAACGCCGGCATATCCTATCTGGGCAAGACCATTGAACTGGAAGCTCCCTGGGAAAAGATTACCGTTGAGGAGGCTTTTCTCCGTTATACTGCCATGTCTGTGGAAGAAGCTGAGGAAAAAGACCTTTTCGATGAACTGATGGTTAACGATATAGAACCTAATCTTGGTATTAACCGCCCTACTTTTATCTATGATTACCCGGCTGCACGAGGAGCTCTTGCCCGCCTGAAAAAGGAAAACGGGAAACTGGCAGAGCGCTTTGAGCTGTATATGGGAGGAATCGAGCTGGCAAACGGCTTTTCCGAGCTGAACGACAGCCAGGAACAAAGGGAAAGGTTCGCAAAAGAAGGCGAATTCAGGGCTTCAATGGGTAAAACGGCCTATCCGTTGCCGGACAGATTTCTTGATGAATTGTCTGGGATGGGGCCGGCCGCCGGCATCGCACTGGGTGTTGACAGGCTTGTCATGCTTCTTCTCGACGTTCAGGAAATCGACGGAGTAGTGTCTTTTACCCCCGAGGACCTATGA
- the efp gene encoding elongation factor P has product MYTVADLRKGLKITLDGDPYIVIAFDFAKPGKGQALYRTKMRNMINGTILDRTYRSGETFEPASLEDRKMQYLYKEDDHYCFMDNQSFEQFHVDENALGDAKNYLIDNLPVDVLLFKDKAIGVDVPNFVNLRVVQTDPWAKGDTSGSDSKPATVETGYTLRVPPFIEEGELITIDTRTGEYSTRVKG; this is encoded by the coding sequence ATGTACACAGTCGCGGACCTGAGAAAAGGATTGAAAATTACCCTCGACGGCGATCCATATATCGTCATCGCGTTCGATTTTGCCAAACCCGGCAAGGGACAAGCCCTTTATCGTACAAAAATGCGCAATATGATTAACGGCACTATACTTGACAGAACATATCGTTCCGGTGAAACCTTCGAACCTGCCAGCCTTGAAGACCGCAAGATGCAATACCTCTACAAGGAAGATGATCATTACTGCTTTATGGATAATCAATCCTTCGAACAGTTCCATGTGGATGAGAACGCTCTCGGAGATGCTAAAAATTACCTGATCGACAATCTCCCGGTCGATGTACTTCTTTTTAAGGACAAGGCGATTGGTGTCGATGTTCCCAATTTTGTCAATCTGCGTGTTGTTCAGACAGATCCATGGGCCAAAGGAGACACCTCTGGCAGTGATTCCAAACCGGCAACGGTAGAGACCGGTTATACCTTGCGTGTTCCCCCCTTCATCGAAGAAGGGGAGCTTATAACCATAGATACCCGCACCGGAGAGTACTCGACCAGGGTAAAAGGATAA
- the infA gene encoding translation initiation factor IF-1, whose protein sequence is MSKEEAIEVEGTVIEPLPNAMFKVKLENDHIVLAHISGKMRKYFIKILPGDKVTVELSPYDLSRGRITYRAK, encoded by the coding sequence ATGAGTAAAGAAGAAGCCATAGAAGTTGAAGGAACTGTCATTGAACCACTGCCAAATGCAATGTTCAAAGTGAAATTGGAAAACGACCATATCGTCCTCGCCCATATTTCCGGCAAAATGCGCAAGTATTTCATCAAGATCCTTCCCGGCGACAAGGTTACCGTCGAACTATCCCCATATGATTTGAGCAGGGGCCGTATAACCTATCGAGCAAAATAA
- the rlmD gene encoding 23S rRNA (uracil(1939)-C(5))-methyltransferase RlmD has translation MRQVEVAIEKLANGGAGFGRCDGKAFFVPFTAPGDVARVRITCEKKSYAEGELIELVSSSALRVKPPCPVFGICGGCNWQHVEYSSQIMEKTLIFADLLWRAARISPETVLPLLRAPEPYGYRSRVQLKVNYQGGKTRLGFYRPKSHQVVDIPGHCAITHKSINDTLESLRLLMEGCPDPGNISQIDIARGDDESISVIVNHAGASVAEVSEYLLQHREISDLIGSMFIRHKNSTTSIFGAEHLSYRISGNTLPGGSEKTLFFSKDAFSQINYQQNMQLIRVVSDFAALTGKEKVLDLYCGNGNFSIPLADKAAHVTGFEGYEPSIADARKNAEWNGVTNISFHCSDSAAAVKKLAAARETFDVVVLDPPRNGAAEVMHHIQALNADRIIYVSCDPATLARDLGILKKNGFQVINIQGVDMFPQTYHLESVTLLTKS, from the coding sequence ATGCGCCAAGTAGAAGTCGCCATTGAAAAGCTCGCCAATGGCGGTGCCGGCTTCGGCCGTTGTGACGGGAAGGCCTTCTTTGTACCCTTTACGGCTCCCGGGGATGTTGCCCGCGTTCGCATCACCTGTGAAAAAAAGTCCTATGCCGAGGGCGAACTGATCGAACTGGTAAGTTCTTCTGCACTAAGGGTAAAACCACCGTGCCCTGTCTTCGGCATATGCGGCGGATGCAACTGGCAGCATGTGGAGTATTCAAGCCAGATCATGGAAAAAACCCTGATATTTGCCGACCTGTTATGGCGGGCGGCGCGTATTTCGCCGGAAACCGTTTTGCCGCTTTTGCGGGCGCCAGAACCCTATGGATACAGGTCGAGGGTGCAGTTAAAGGTAAATTACCAGGGAGGGAAGACCCGCTTGGGTTTTTACCGGCCGAAATCCCATCAAGTGGTAGATATTCCAGGACATTGCGCCATTACCCACAAAAGCATCAATGATACTCTGGAAAGTCTGCGCTTGCTAATGGAAGGGTGTCCTGATCCAGGTAACATAAGCCAGATCGACATAGCCAGGGGGGATGACGAAAGCATCAGTGTCATTGTCAACCATGCAGGTGCTTCTGTCGCTGAAGTCTCGGAGTATCTCCTGCAGCACAGGGAAATCTCTGACTTGATCGGTTCCATGTTTATCAGACATAAAAACAGCACAACCAGTATTTTCGGCGCTGAGCATCTTTCGTACAGAATCAGTGGAAATACGCTGCCAGGTGGGTCTGAAAAGACGCTATTCTTCAGCAAAGATGCATTTTCTCAGATAAATTACCAACAAAATATGCAGTTGATTCGTGTCGTCTCGGATTTCGCCGCCCTGACCGGCAAGGAAAAGGTTCTCGATCTTTATTGCGGTAATGGTAACTTTTCCATACCTCTGGCTGATAAGGCAGCACACGTAACGGGTTTTGAAGGATATGAGCCTTCCATTGCCGATGCCAGAAAGAATGCTGAGTGGAATGGTGTGACGAATATTTCCTTTCATTGCAGCGATTCAGCGGCCGCTGTCAAAAAACTTGCTGCCGCCAGAGAGACTTTTGATGTGGTTGTGCTTGATCCCCCTAGAAATGGTGCAGCAGAAGTGATGCACCACATCCAGGCACTCAATGCCGACAGAATTATCTACGTTTCATGCGATCCGGCGACCCTCGCCCGTGATTTGGGTATTTTGAAAAAAAACGGTTTCCAGGTGATAAATATCCAGGGTGTCGACATGTTTCCCCAGACATACCACTTGGAAAGTGTCACACTACTGACAAAAAGTTGA
- a CDS encoding tetratricopeptide repeat protein yields the protein MFSLFKKDYRHHLAKGEKYLQQGRYVDAKFSFHKALETVDKSSGEGKSNEAWLLTKLSDINNALAAMNLKEAEYAVNCGNRGKADEHLQIVMELAEDVTLREKAEKLSANLVSRNDIHNLSNNNNACSSCKGSHVQTAESMASSFHADSHLSMEEKFDLLTSTLPAPLPERYASLGKEFAYCYLSINDGEDDKALPILEQLLHHTEDDILYYELALIKFRQNDFTSCEQYLKRAIAINSQNPLCYLALVQLKIESGSFADAIPLLEHMIMSNLLSGQAQIILGDVYAMLGEDVKASEIFSVALSLPGISREAAERLVPLLLKQDRVPEAEYIKKQFLKKCC from the coding sequence ATGTTCAGTCTTTTCAAAAAGGATTATCGGCATCATCTGGCAAAAGGGGAGAAGTATTTACAACAGGGACGGTATGTGGACGCAAAATTTTCCTTCCATAAGGCGTTGGAAACAGTGGATAAGTCCAGCGGCGAAGGAAAAAGTAACGAGGCCTGGTTGCTGACAAAATTGTCAGACATTAATAACGCCCTAGCCGCGATGAATCTCAAGGAAGCAGAGTATGCAGTAAATTGCGGGAATCGTGGAAAAGCTGACGAACATCTGCAGATCGTCATGGAACTGGCAGAAGACGTAACCCTTAGGGAAAAGGCTGAAAAACTGTCGGCTAATTTAGTTAGCCGAAATGATATTCATAACTTAAGCAATAATAATAATGCCTGTTCCAGCTGCAAAGGGTCTCATGTTCAAACAGCTGAAAGCATGGCAAGCAGCTTTCATGCTGATTCACATCTATCCATGGAGGAGAAATTCGATCTCCTGACCAGCACGTTACCTGCGCCTCTTCCTGAACGTTACGCCTCTTTGGGAAAGGAATTTGCATACTGCTACCTGTCCATTAATGACGGAGAAGATGACAAAGCATTGCCGATACTGGAACAACTTCTGCATCATACTGAAGATGATATCCTGTATTATGAGCTAGCCTTAATAAAGTTCAGGCAGAATGATTTCACCAGCTGTGAACAATATCTGAAAAGAGCCATTGCAATAAACTCGCAAAACCCGTTATGCTATCTGGCACTTGTTCAACTGAAGATCGAGTCTGGTAGCTTTGCCGATGCCATACCTCTGTTGGAACATATGATAATGTCCAACCTTCTTTCAGGACAGGCACAGATCATTCTCGGTGATGTCTATGCCATGCTCGGTGAAGATGTAAAAGCTTCCGAAATTTTTTCTGTGGCACTATCCTTGCCCGGTATCTCACGTGAGGCAGCCGAAAGGCTGGTGCCTTTACTCTTAAAGCAGGACAGGGTGCCAGAAGCCGAATACATCAAAAAACAATTTCTTAAGAAATGCTGTTGA
- a CDS encoding HU family DNA-binding protein: MNKSELIEALAAKKGLSYKKAEEIINSIFESMTNALLTGDRIEIRGFGSFVVKSYQSYMGRNPKTGESIAVKSKKLPFFKVGKELKEKVSG, encoded by the coding sequence ATGAACAAATCTGAATTAATTGAGGCTCTGGCCGCTAAAAAAGGTTTGTCCTACAAAAAAGCTGAGGAGATAATAAACTCCATTTTTGAATCCATGACCAATGCGCTTTTGACTGGTGACAGAATTGAGATCAGGGGATTTGGCAGTTTTGTCGTCAAGTCTTACCAATCCTATATGGGAAGAAATCCAAAAACTGGCGAATCCATAGCCGTCAAATCGAAAAAACTGCCATTCTTCAAGGTCGGTAAAGAACTCAAGGAAAAGGTTTCCGGCTGA